The Neptunomonas concharum genomic interval CCCATCACGCCATACTGAACTTCAGGCACACGTTTATCAGTACGTGGCACGACTTCCCAATGAACAAAACCTAAATCTAACGCCATCAGTTGTTTTTGTGCAAACGTACAAAACTTTTCTATATGGTTTCCGCCATCCGGCCCAAGACAACCTGCTTCCACGTTGCAGATAACACGTAATTTTTGGTGATTTTGCAAGCAAGCCCCTCCCTTACCCGTCAATTCCATATTTTTTAAAGTATCAGTATAGGACAGATATCGACATTTGTAGCCAGAGCTTGAACTAATTTCCTTTTAAAAACTGTAAGATAGCGTTCTCTTGCTCAAACAGGCTAAGGTTCTTAACAACATCATAAGGCTGTTCCGTCAACGAAGAAGGCTCCCACTCACTACGCTCATTCTCAAAAAAGTTACCGCCATACACATGAATTGCCGCAGTAAATGCGGAGGTAGGATTTGTTACCGAATGAATAATGTTTGCCCCCAGCGGCTGCACCTCAGTAGAGCCAATCGTTTTAGCACCTGCCGCCTCAATCCGGTTTGGCTCATCTTTGAGTCGACGCCACAAGATATTATCTTCGCGACCGCAATACACCCCAATGGACGCCCACATATTGTGGTTATGAGGTAATAATGTCATTTTAGGCGCCCACACCACATTGACGATCGTTAACTTGTCCGATACATAGAGCTTTTCGATCTGAGCCTTCTCTGGCCAACCTATTTCAGCATAGATCGAATCCGGATCGGCCACAGCCTCCGTTAGTAGGGCTGTGATTTGCTTATGCGCATCGGCATCATTAATGACTGCTAGACAAGAAGAGATAAAAGATTCAAGCTTAAACGCCATAAATACATATCCTTAGTTCAATTTTCCTAAGGTTAACACCAAGCCCTCATTGGTGAATATACACCGAACATATAAGATATGAGGAAGCCCGTAGGAACAGGCAACAGACTGCATATCTTTATCGTAATAGCCGGTAGCCGAAGAATTTGAGTAGTTCTCTATTAGAACTCAACTGCTCGCTAATATATTCTACTTCCTCACTAGATAGCTTCAAGATTTGCCGTTCATTTTGATTGGATATAGGTTGAAGCTTATAATCTTTTACTCTTACATTAGCGTCAGGGTTAATAGAATCAGAAATTTCCTTTGGTATTTTCAACATATCAATTATAGCTGACGGCTGCCGGCAAAATGATTCATACGTTAAAAGGGGAATATTGCGGCTTAAGACTAGTTCTTGAATTTTATTACTTCTCATTACCCAAGCTTTTACCAACCCACTTAATACACCTTTCCTCTCGTGTAAACTCAAATTATCTGCATCATGATGACGGTATAGAATACTTGCGCAATTCGCGTATGGGTCACGATTGTTAGCGATAAAAGAACAATCACGGAACTGAGATGAAAGCTTGTCAAGCCTCATCATATTTGGCGGGCTTTTCTCTATAACCACATCAATATTTTGAGTTAACCGCTTGACCTGCTGATACACATTTAACCACGTTGCTTTTATAGACAAATAGTTTACCTCCTTTTTAGGATCCCACCTATCTGCCTCACACAACCCTGGAATAAGCCACTGCCCCTCCCCTCTCGACTGAAGAATCATTGTTCTATGACTTGTATTTAACAGCTCGGCTAACGCTGTTGAACCAGAGTAAGGGGGAGTAATAATAAATAAAAAATGAGGTTGATCATTTTCATCAAATTTTGGCAAAGGCCATCGGTCCTGGCTTCCTTGTAAAAAGCTCATCGCTACCCTATTTGAGTTAGTTATGGTTTGGCTATGTGAACGAACGCTACTATAACCTATTTACCTAAAAGGGCTAATACAAGTTAGCTTCTATAGTTGCACGTCCAACTGATCACGTTTCAAGTTAAATGCTATAGCATTGTAGTGAAGCCATCTTTGATCAAAGTTCCACAACTGCAAAAACTCGTCATAAGTCTGTGTTACCTTCTTACTTGAATCAGCGTCATTTAGGTACACAATTTTTTTACGTTCATCGTATCCAGTGACTATACGGTAATGACCTCTTGATTTAGGTAATCTCCAGTATTGATGCACAATAACTGGTACACCGTCCGAAACATATTGCTTTACCCTCTGGAACATCTCGTTTCGTTTAACCACCTTCTGCCTTTTACTTAGCGGCTCGCGCTCCAACATTATGTTTTTTGTTTCACCAAACCTTTTAAGAAACTCACGCATATTAATTGTCCCAGTACCCGGATACTTACTCCAATCAATAGGGGTTTTAAAAATACCAGAATTTTTATATCTTTTGGAGTTAGGAAATTGTACCAACATCGACTTCGCTATATCATACTGATCATACTTACTAACCCCCCAGTATCTAAATAGCATCTCTATCGTAGCCGGACCACAAAGCGATTTACCTTGTTTCACCACTGGCACATCTAGTTGCACCTTATTCTTAATTTCTGCCTCAGTAATTGGACTAAAAAAAGCCAACAACAATATAAAAAGCCTGCCCACACTGCCTCCATTCACTAAAATATAAATTTTAAAATAAATTAGAAATTATAAAAAATCCCACTTATCTCAAAAACAACTCAACCCAATATCAAAACTAATATATATTATTTTTGTAACTCAGCTTTAATCTTACTAGTAATATTACGAATACTTTCTGCATTTTCTTGAATCAAAACCAACTGTTTTAAGCCACGTTTCACCCTATTTTTGGTAGCCCCATCTGACTTTGAATATTCTTTAAATGCCGAAGTAGCCGCCTCCGTTTCTACCTTAAAAGATTGAAGACCAGTCGTTGAGAATTTTTTATATTTTTCACACACCTCACCTTCCCAACCATTAGTTTTATTAGTCTTCACCTCTATTAAGCAATCTATAGCAAGCTCTCTGTAATCTTGAGAAAGCCTTGCTAAATCTCTCAAATCACTTACTTCATCTGCAAACGACACAGAGCAGCACATGAAAAGATACATAGCCATTAATAATTTCATCCCTTTCCTCTCCTTTTAAGTTTCAAAAAATAATGTCTTTTTATCCGTCATATAAAATAACATCC includes:
- a CDS encoding sulfotransferase, with product MSFLQGSQDRWPLPKFDENDQPHFLFIITPPYSGSTALAELLNTSHRTMILQSRGEGQWLIPGLCEADRWDPKKEVNYLSIKATWLNVYQQVKRLTQNIDVVIEKSPPNMMRLDKLSSQFRDCSFIANNRDPYANCASILYRHHDADNLSLHERKGVLSGLVKAWVMRSNKIQELVLSRNIPLLTYESFCRQPSAIIDMLKIPKEISDSINPDANVRVKDYKLQPISNQNERQILKLSSEEVEYISEQLSSNRELLKFFGYRLLR
- a CDS encoding C39 family peptidase, giving the protein MGRLFILLLAFFSPITEAEIKNKVQLDVPVVKQGKSLCGPATIEMLFRYWGVSKYDQYDIAKSMLVQFPNSKRYKNSGIFKTPIDWSKYPGTGTINMREFLKRFGETKNIMLEREPLSKRQKVVKRNEMFQRVKQYVSDGVPVIVHQYWRLPKSRGHYRIVTGYDERKKIVYLNDADSSKKVTQTYDEFLQLWNFDQRWLHYNAIAFNLKRDQLDVQL